The genomic interval TCCACTGCCACCTCACTTTACACCGTCGTCAGCCTGGAGAGAGATCCAGGTCTGGAGCTGGAGAGAGTGGGCCCTGTACAGGGCCGGAAGCCACGCTAAAGCATCAAGaatgggagttagggcttcaccGTTCTGTCTAGGTTACCCAGGCATCTCCCATCCTGCTTGgagctttgccttttccaagaGAGAAAAGCTAGAGCAGAGCGGCCCTTCTCCCCAGGCCCTCCCGCCCCCAGGCAGCCATACACCTGTGCAGAGTGGTAACTAGGGGCGCTATACCCAATGCTGCGACAAGCCAGGCTTGCGGCGGGGGCTCAGCCCTGAACTACTTGTGCCAGAGTTTCTCCTGGATCGTTGAAAGTCCCACTGAGCCCCCTTGCTGCTGGGCTGACAGGgaccttccccatcccccagggGCATATCTGGGTCAGGTGCTGAGTGCTGAACTGAATTTGGCCAGTTCCTGCTTTGTTTTGAGCAAGAATCTGGTCACCTGATGGGATCCATGGTACAGGCCACTGCTAAGCTCTGGGCACAGTATCAAATGTTAGTACCTTCAGGGAccagggctgggccagggtcTGTAGCGCTCTGTAACATCCCTTAGAGCTCACACATTTTGTCCCTCCATGAATGACCCCTCAGTGTGGTTTCCCCAGTCCCCAGGGTCCACTCAGGCACAAGAGCCACAGTACCCTATCTAGTGTCACATGATGTCATTGGCATTTAAGGATAACCCAGACCAACTAGGCTACATCTGTGACAAGCAGCTGGCAAAGCCACTGGTCTCTCCTAGGACTAGCTCAGTCCAGGTGCCTTCAAAAATCTCGTGGTCTTTCAGGTCCCTGGTCACTTCCCTCATGGgccatttccaaaagaaaaaaatatgccttCCCATCACAACCTGTGAGTCTCCAGTCTGTTCTGAACATCACTGGACGGCCCTATAAGCACAGGGGACGTGGATGCACGACTAGTTAATCTGTACAGAAGGACACACACTTAGAGTGTGTGTCCATGTGTTCCCCACAGAGGCCTGGCATTGATCCAGTCCCCTGAGCAGGGTTTTGGCGATGCTGAAGCTGCAGCTTTTAGCTGGTGTGGCCCCCCCAGGTAGGGTAAGGTCAGGAAGAGGCAAAGCTGGGGAAACGGACTTGGGAGCCCCACATTGCGCTTTCTATGGCACAGACTTGGTCCATCCCCTCTTCCTGGGTGGTGCTTTGGGCTTCTTGTCCACTGTGAAGGCCATCTCAGCATGTTTCCCTCCAAACTTGTTAGCTGCCTACTCTTCTCTGCGGTGGGGCTGTGGAGGATATAGTTGTATTTATTGTgttgtaatatttttaacatcCTGTGACTTCATGTTAGAAGTTTTCTATTGTTTATAGAACCTTTTTGTAGAAACATTAACTCTAAAGCACATCTGCATGTCAGTAAAAATCTCAATTTCATATAGAAAGGGCCCCATCTCCCTTTTTCAAACTAGTAACGTACGCCAGGGTCACTGTTCCTCGTGAGCATCTTGCTTGCTAAGGGGGCTGGACAGGAAGAACTGTGACTGACAGCCCTGCTCTGTCAAACCCTCTGAAATAGCATGCCAGCCAGAAGCAGCTTTCTATTCCTGACACATAGACCAGGCGGCCCTTCCGTTCTCTCAGTGTCGTCATTGGTGGCCACTGGACCTAACCCAGAGGGGCTGCCCAAGGGGACTGTTACTCTTCCTTGTGTGGCTCTTGATGTGACTTGACTGCCATGGACCACCCTTTTCTCTCTCAGGAACTTCCTCTGGTATCCAGGAAATGGGTTAAGCAGCACACGGTGTTTTCCTGTGGTCTGGCTGTGCCCCCAGAAACCATCACGCTTGGCATTTCTCAAGGGGCTTCAGAGGGACTTGGCCCTGACTTGCAGTGATGTCTGAGCCCAATGCTCTCAACTGCTAAATAACGCCAGATCTCTTCTGAGGTGCCCCATATTTTtgcacaaaaactgaaaaagtGGTCTCCAACAAAAGGATTTTTGTCTGGATGTGAATTTATTTACATTAAGACCTTACAAAGGCATAAAAGTCACATTTTGTGGCACATTTAACGAAGTGTATTGACTGAAAATAAAGCTGGAATTGTCCCCAGAAAACTCAGGACCCCTAGTCTCTGGGCTCTCTACAGCAGTCCTGTGGGGGCAGGTCAGAACCTAACATCTTCAGCTTGCCTCAGGAGCATCCAGTCCCAGCCATGCCAGGTCCAGCGCAGCCTCAATCCATCTGAACCGCATCCAGTTCATCCAAGAACCGCCGGCACTTCCCCATCAGTACCTTGATGGCTTCACTCACCAGCACGTCTGGTGGCAACACCCCTGTTGACTCCACAGAGACTGGGGACCAAAGGGACACTTTAGCCCAGGCAGGGCTTACAAAAGCTCCTTATACGTATTGCTAGATTCCACATCTGAACTCTGCAAGGAAGCTGCAGCACCAAAgaactccacccccaccccaccctccaacTTGAAACTCACAGATGTAATGGTTCCGAACACGAGCAAGCCGTACAACCTTCTTTAGCTTCTCATTCCGGAAGACTTCCCTGCTGAAGGTATCTAGCCGGGGATTGGCAACTCTGGCCACCTTTTTACCTAATGAAAACAAACCGTATTATAAATACATGAGCCCAGAGCTTTTATTTCTCTGCTaccttcaaagaaaatatacttcaGGGCCTGGCATCCCAAATCCCATACCTTGGATTTCTTGCACCTCAATAACACCAGGTGAGAAGCACCGGCTCAGCTCCTCAGCCGCATCCCCTTCCACGGGCTCAAGCAGGGTGATGTCCGGCAGGAGCCGGTAACTGGCTGTTGCCACAGGTGAAAACTTGGCATGATCTTTGCCTGGAGGGAAGAGGGAACTCAGAGCCTGGGAGGAGACCCTTCCTCACATTCCCTAAGCTCCTGACATCAAAGGCCCATTGGCTCTCTGCCTGTCGGGGACATCTCAGCCGAGTCCCTTAGTCATACCTCACCCCAGGGTAATCAAAGGGTCTCACCAATGCCCTTGACGCAGTGCATGAGCAGGTCGATCTCCTGGCCAGGCCGCAGCTGAGCGATGAGGATATCATCGTGTACCGGTCGGATGGTGCCCTCCGGGAAGAGGTCAGCCTGGTTCCCCAGGGGGACCCATGTCATGTGCCTGGTGTACACTGCGGGAGGAAGCACATCAGACCAAAGTCCCTAAAACTGGCACCCACCAACAGGGGGCCCTCTTCCTCACCCCACCGGTACCTACCTTTGTGGTTGACATAGAGCTCATTGGGGTCAGAGGAATCTTTAGCGGCGTGGGGGTTCCGAGTGCACCTGACCTGCAGCCGAAACTGCAGGGTATCTATCTCTGTGCCTTCTTCATCTCCTACAcaaagggaggaggtggggactgTTAAAGAGCTAGTGGACGTCGGTGCCAGGCACTACGCTGAATGCCTTGCATGTTTCTCTCATCCTGTTGGCAACCCTGGTAAGGCAAGGGCAGATGTCCTCACAGACAACAGCACTGATGTACCAAAAGATTGGTACCgggcccaaggtcatacagtagCCAATCAAGGGTTCGAAcacaggcagtctgattccagaatcAACTTCAGAGGAGAGCTGCCCACCTTCCcccaaaatttaattttctcaaacCCTCACCTTGGTTCCGATATTCAAAAAGGCGGGGATCAGCATGAATGGGGATGAGCCCCAAGCGGTGAGCGAGGATCTCATCCTGGACAATGGAAGTGTTGTTGTACACCAGGACCTTCTCCACAGCCATGGTTGGCACCTGCCCAAGAAAAGAAAGCCACTCATCTACAAAGACCCCGTAGATTCCCCATCTACTCCCTGCCTCCTGACATAGGGAGATGGAGACTTCCTCCTAGAAGAACGCTTGATGAAAAGTTTACAAAGAATGAGCAGGAGGAACGCTCAGCAAAACTGCAGGAAAAATACCACTTGAGACAATTCTACAAATGAGGATTCCCCACACGACTCCACCTTTGCCATCGCGCCCACCTATACCTCAGCTAATAGAATGCGTCGAAAAGCATTGGCGATGGCTGCGTCGATTCCCACCATGTCAAACTCCAATGAGTTTTCATCCATGTGCACCACATCCACGCGGAAATCCTAAAGGAACAGGAAAAGCACAAAATGAAGCCTGCTCTCTACACAGTCAATACCTCCCCCCAGATATTCCCCTCAAGAACCTCCCTTTGCCCAGATGTCCCTCTCGCTTCCAATCATTTTAGTTTCTAGAAAAGTCTTCATTTTTATCTTCCATTCATTTAAAATCCTCTGCAATATGGCTTCCAGCCAGGCCCTCCACAGAGGCTATTTTACTAAGAATAGGCTCACATATTGCTCAGTCCAGTTGATACTACTCAATCCTTATCTTACTAGACACCTCCCCTGGACCTGGCATTGAGAGAATCCCATTTCCAAACTACTGCCTTGATTTCTGAGCACCAACCTTCCTTGTCTGATCAGTCCTTCTACTAAATTCACAGTCTTCCACCTACCATATACATGTTACCATTTCCCAAGTGTTTGTGTCTCTCCAGGGTGACCTCAACCCCACTCATGGTTTTAGCAACTATCTGTACGGACAACTCCCCAAATTGTATCTCACTTCTGATCTCATATATATCTCCTGCTAGCCTGCTAGACTTCTCCATCTACAGGAAACCGAATGCGTCAACACTCCCTTTCCCCAGACCCATTTCTCATCAGTAAATGACACCACCATCCATCAAAGTAGTTCCCCAACAAGCGAATTTTACACTCCCCCCTCACAGCCCATATCCAAGCAACCACCAAATTTACCTTCTGTCTCCCGTGCTCTGTTTCCATGATCACAATCTTAGTTTCTGCCTTCAGCCTCAGCTCCCCTATGCAATTCTGTCACAAATCTGCACACACCACATGACAATCCTCAAATTCATTCTCTCCCAACCATTAAGCTTGCAGATATGATAATATCTGCTTAAGAGCTCTTCAAAAGCTCCCTATCACCTACAGTGCCTAAAATGCACTTCAGTCTTGCCTAACACTCACGCTGACCCACTTCATATTCTAGCAACAATGAACTGCTTGGACACTCCTCACCCTTCGCTGTTCTCAGCTTCTGCTCATCGTTCAGGGCTGAACTGAGATGTCATCTCCTTCAGGAAATCTTCCATACTTCTGCCCCCCCTTCTCATTCTGGATTAAGTGCCTGTGCAGGATACACCCGCCCCAACCCCATCACCTTTTTTGCTTTCAACCGCCTTTACCGCATTACTCTGGACTCATTTGTCTACGCATGCTCTTCTACAACAAGACTGAacatcttatttgcaaagcagtgCAGAAGTTGTGTCTACCGAGCACCTAGCATGTTGCTCGATATACGGAGCAAACCCCAAGTGAGGCAGGAAAGACAGGGCCCAACCCAAGGACAGCCTCCTCATACACAGACATTAGGCAAAAGGCAAAGCCACCTCTCCTTGTGTTGCACTTAATGAGATTATGAAGCATGGAGGAATGGCATCAGCAACAAGAACATACATTAAACCTTGATTAAACTTTGTGACACCTGAACAGGGAACCCTGCCCAGAAAACCCACAGAGCTCAGCCCAGCATGAGCAATAAAGATGCACAGGCTGCAGCTGCCTGCTATACAGCCTTCCACACCTGGTGCTTGACTGCTAAGGGAAAAATGGCTCTTAGAGCACATGTGCAGTGGCTTCAGGAGACAGACTCACAAGAGAAGCGGATGTAACCAGGCGCAATTAAGATCCCACCAATGAATATTCTGCCCCTAATCAAAGAAACCTGCATCCATTCAAGGAATTGAAATAAAAGGTGGGGGGGGTCAGAAAAATCCTCAGATGCCCTCCTCACTGGCGAGGACGCCCGAGTTCTTTGCCAAGTGCGTTTGCTTCTGCCCCTTAATACACtgcttctttgtttctctctacaCCTCAGTCTGTGTGACTTTTTTTGCGTTCCCTGTCCAAATTCTTTTGGACAGGTAGAACAAGAACCTGGACCTTTAATTTAGCCTGTCTGGCATCAGTCTTTGGCAAGCAAGCCAGGAGATTTATTGGAAGTTAATTACCCTTCATCTTGGTCTCTGGTAAGTCTTAGCCTCCCACCTCCCTTGCACTTGAGTGGTGCTGCCTGACTTCCTATCATTACTTTTCTCTTTCGCCCTTTGTCGCGCCTCTGCGGCCCATCTCACTCATATTTTCGTGTCTTGCTCTCCCGGAAGTGCGGGGAAGAGGAATTTGTCAGGTGCTTTCCAAGCTTGCTGCTAGGTCTTGCACTTCTCATTGTTGCAAGGCATGTCAGGCCAGCCTCTGCTCACAGGCAGTCAGGGACCTGAACCACAGGAGCTTTGCCCTCTGGGTTTATCTTATCCACCATTTGATTAACTATTGTCAGGttcaaattagcaaaaatataaaatttttatattttataaatatagccTTACTTGGACAGACTGTAAGTTGAAGAAAGCTGAggttttcttagatttttttttaacataattacACATACTGCCTCCCTTAGTGGCTGGTACCCATTTTCAGATACTTACCACCCTTTCAGAGAATGAAAACTAGAACCTAAATAGGTCCTGGAACTATAAGGATGTCCATTTTAGGGGAATGCACCCCAGGAACACAAGAATTAATCACTGGCTATAGAATCTACAGAGAAGCCTTGAAGCCTTCAGGAAGGTCGCTCACCCTGGTTATCGCAGACACCAGGGGAGGACACGGGCCTCAGGACGGGCTGGCAGGGTTGCCATATGATGGGGTCACTGCCCTCACACAGGCTACAGTCAGCAGGAGTGAGAAAAACAGGGACACCCGTAGCCAGTCCTGACCGACAATGCTCCTCCTTTTGGCAGGAGCTTGGTTCCCCTGAAGGATCACAGGTAATCTTTACTCCCAGGGACATACCCTTTGGGAGTATTCAGAGACACCAAGGACATTTTCTCTTTTGGGCTTTTGTGCACCCCATGCTGCCTGGGGACCCTGACCATTGAGGGCTATATTTCAGAACTAGTTAAAATCTAAAAGCACGTAAAACCAGTGAACTCATTAAGAGCAGTACTTACTTAATTTGGGACAAGTCCAGGCAGTTGAATTCCTTCTCTGACCAAATGAGCCTCATCTAGGATTAAACTTGTGAAAGTTTTTAGAGAATGCACTAACACAGACTCCTCCACCCCAAGAACTAGTCCCTACTGGGACAACATTTTTATCAGCTAGTCTGTCCCTGATATTAGGTGAAAGCTCCAAAAGTTACAGTTGGGGCCTCAGGCTCTGATGCCTTAGCTGCTAGATATGGCCTATGGGGTATTTAATAACCGTGACCAGGCAGAGGAAGCCCTGAGGGACTGGCACGAAGGGGAACAAACTAAGAAACAGGCTCAACTGACAGCTCTTGCTGCCAGCAGTGCCTTGCAACCTCAGGGACAAAGAGAAGACACGACACCAGAACAACAGAGACTCCACAAGGGGTCTGCTTCAAATGTGGTAAGCCAGGCCACTGCACCCGTTCCTGTTGAGGGCAAAAGGCGAAACTGCTTGCCCCATGTCCAAACTGTGGAAAGTCAGGCCATCAGACGTGAGAATGTCCCATGTCCGATTTGGACAAAGGGGTTTCGAAACTCCAAATGGTAGCTGCAGATAGCTGACAGGGCCGGGGGTCCTTGGCTCGCATGGAAAAATTCACCATCTCAACAGAAGAGCCCAGGTGATCCTTAACAAGGCAGGTAAGAGGGTCTAGTTTTTTAATCAATACAGGAGCCACTTGCTCTGTCTTTAAACAATTATGCTGGACTCTCAAATGTTAAAAGCTGCCTGGTATTGATAAAAATCGAGTATTGATAAAAATCCCCACAGTTGGTATTTCATTAAGCCACTCAATTGCCAATCTGAACAATATTTGGTCTCACATGCCTTCTCGGTAGTCCCTGAATGCCCCCATCCTTTAACGGGACAATACGTTATAAAAGCTTGGGAGACACTTCAGCGACTAGGAACAGGCCCCAACTTTTAAATTGCTCTGGCTGAAACCTAACATTTGGGTGAAACCTAACACCCATAAATTTTCAAGCCTGAGACAGAGACATCCCAGGAAGGGCCCCCCAGGCCAAGCTGATTATTACCAGGTGCAGGTTACTAGTCTTTTGTCAGTCACACACAATACTCCTATTCTGCCTGTTATCAAACCCAACAGGACCAAATAAGTATTTTGGGGACACCAAGAATGGATGACCAACTATTAGCTAAGCGGGGAACCTGTCTAGAGTTAAACCTATCCCTCCTCCCAAGTCTTCACAGAACATCGAGGACCACAGACAACCAGAAGAGTCCAGACAGGCGAGTGAGCCCCCTTCCAAACCTAAAGTCCTTAttaaagaaggacaaaaaaactTCATAAATCCAAGGCTAAGTACCTCTGGCTGCTATTTTCCTTCTGCCCCGTTACACCAGTCCGCCCATAAACTAATTAATACGCTTTGGTGAACCTGGATGCCTGCTATCCTCCTCGTGTTCCTTCTCGCTGCTCTGCTAATCCTTTCTGAGTGCTGTCTCGATTCAGCACCTTTACCGGAGAGGGCTCTGCTCTGCCCATGCTGGGTTTAAAAAGGACTGTTTGTTTTTAGCTCaccactgctgctgccaccacaaaATCGTTATTCACCCTaacctttctctccctcctttgggTGTCTGCATTAGGGGAATAGGAACTTAATGCAACTGtaaatctttcaaaaattacTCATGGCTTAATTCCTTGGGTCTCACTTTTAGGAAAGATCTGCTTACTCTGGCAATATCCAAAGCTTCCAAGGCAGGCTTTCTctccgcctctctctctctctctctctgaggagTCCTCTTCCATTAATGTCTTTAAATatagaagttttatttaaaatcttagaTTCCCGAGCTAGGTGGCAATTCCACCACTATGAAGGATTCTTAGAGTCATAAGAAAAGTGGATACATCTGGGCACCACAGGCAGACACATTACTGGTCATGCCCTATATCAAAAAggaggatagaaaaagaaaaggcaatccCCCTACCTGGCCAACGGGGACGAATGGGCAGGGTCCCAGACCCTCTCACCTTGGAGACATCCAAGGACTAGTAAGGTCACTGAGGGGGACGCCTCCAAGGCCTAGGAAGTAGGTAATGGTAGAAGGCGACGCCCTTGCTGTTACCAAAGCTGAGAGCAAAACTCACAGGATGCCCTGATTTTtgtgctgttttcttttctgtccacTTTAGGTATAAACACCATAGGAGGTGCCCCTTCAATACCCGAGCAGTCCCTCTTAGGACGCATCCTGAAAAACTGGAAGGAATTCAACGTTGATGAGCTAAAACACAAGAAACTCATCTTTTTCTGCAACTCGTTTTGGCCTCAATACAAGTAAGGGTCAGGGAAACCTGGCTCCAAAATGGCTCTTCAAATTATGACACTATTTCACAACTGGATTTATTTTGCAGGAAACTAGAGAAATACACTGAGGATCCTTACGTGCAGGCTTTTATGATGCTATACCAAAACGCTTCATTGAAGGAATCATGTCAGATTTGTT from Delphinus delphis chromosome 10, mDelDel1.2, whole genome shotgun sequence carries:
- the POLR1C gene encoding DNA-directed RNA polymerases I and III subunit RPAC1, which codes for MAAAQAVEEMRRRVVLGEFGVRNVHTTDFPGNYSGYDDAWDQNRFEKDFRVDVVHMDENSLEFDMVGIDAAIANAFRRILLAEVPTMAVEKVLVYNNTSIVQDEILAHRLGLIPIHADPRLFEYRNQGDEEGTEIDTLQFRLQVRCTRNPHAAKDSSDPNELYVNHKVYTRHMTWVPLGNQADLFPEGTIRPVHDDILIAQLRPGQEIDLLMHCVKGIGKDHAKFSPVATASYRLLPDITLLEPVEGDAAEELSRCFSPGVIEVQEIQGKKVARVANPRLDTFSREVFRNEKLKKVVRLARVRNHYIFSVESTGVLPPDVLVSEAIKVLMGKCRRFLDELDAVQMD